The DNA segment CGTCCGACCCCGACGATCCGGGGACCGACGGCGTCGTCGCCGGCGCGGCCCGAGACGAGACCGAGAGCGGCCTCGTGGAGGCCGTCGAGAAGGCGCCCGCGACCGCCGCAGAAGACGGGGTCGCCGAGGACGAGGGCGGTCCCGAGTCGGTCGAAGTCGACGTCGTCGACGCCGAGTCGACGCCTGCCGAACCGACGGACGAGGGGTCCTCTGAGGCGGTCGACGCGGAATCGGGAGTGGAAGCCGACGAGGGGTCGGCCGACCCGTCCGACGACGTCCCCGTCGACGACGAGCCGCGGTCGATCGAAGAGCACGTCCAGGAGGTCGTCGACTCGGGGAGCGACCGCGCCCGCCTGCTCGGCGACGACCGCGGCGTCCTCGCGGAGGTCGCCGCCGCCGACGCGTTCGACGCGATCGAGGCCGCGGAGACGGCGCCGCACACGGTCGTCGTCGACGACCGGATCGATCAGCGCTTACTCGACGTGGCGGCCCAGCGCGGAGTCAGCGAGCTGCTCGGGCGCGAGGTCGGCGAGTTCGTGAAACGGCCCGTGGGGACTCGCGTGCTCACGGTCGGCGACCTCCGCGCCGGGAGCTGAGACCCGCGGCGGCCGGCGACCGCCTCCCGTTCCGCCGGCTCAGACCAGTCCGACGACGCCGAGCAGCGCGAACAGCGCGTCGCCGAACGTCAGCGAGACGACGAGCCCGACCGCCATCGGGACGACGAACGGCATCCCGGGCGACACCAGCACGCTCTCCTTCTTGGCGACGACCGCCAGCCCGCCGCGGAGCGTCTCGACGTCGGTGCCGTACGCCCCGCGATCGATCTCCGCGAGGAACCGCTCCGCGGCCCACGGGTCGTCGAACGCCGCCGGTCCGGAGTTCGGTTGAGCGGCCTCGCCCTCCGGTTGCGCCGCGGTCCCGCCGTCGGTCCGCGGGCCGACGTGGGTGCCGCCGTCGGTCGGATCGAACGTCTCGCCGACGCTTTCCGGGTCGCGGAGCCGGTCCGGGTCGGCGCGCAGGTCCGCGAGCGTCAGCCCGCGCCACCGCAGGTACATCCGGAGCGCGTCGAGGTCCAGCCCGCTCCGCGTCTCCCCCGCGTCGTCCTCGAAGAGCCGACCGTGGCGGTCCGGCAGCGACTCCGTCGCCACCGGGCGCGCGAGGAACGTGTTCGCCGAGAGCTCGCCGCGGAGGAGATTGAGTCCGGCGAGCCCGAGGGGATAGGCCAACCCGAGCAGCACCGCGTTCGTGAGGACCGTGAGCGAGAAGACGCCGATCTGGGTCTCGACGAGCGGGAGCTCCGCGCCGGCGACGGCGTACTCCGGGAAGGTGGGGAAGAGGAGCGCGAGCGCGATCAGCGCCTTCGCGTCCGCCCCGCCGAACGCGCCGAGGTACCAGAACGCGTAGCCGAGCGGCGCGACGAACAGCAGGCTGATCGCGGCCTGCACGAGGAACAGGCGCCCCGCGACTCCCGCGAACGGCCACATCGACGCCGCCTCCCAGACCAGCAGCAGCGCGCCGAAGGCGTACAGCGGCGGCCAGATCCGGTTCGGGAGGCGTCGGGTCCGGACGTCCCGTAGCGCCGCCCACGCGAAGACGGGAACGACGAGCAGGCGCAGGAGGTCCGGCAGCGTGGCGACCATGTCCCCACGGCCGCCGCGGGCGTAATTAGGCGTTCGGGTTCGGGTATCGCGATCGATAGCGCCGGCCGAGCCGGGGCGTCGCTCGGGAGGCCCCCGTCAGTCGTCCGGCCGGTCGGGTCGCCTGTCGAAGACGTCGAGGATCGGGTCCGGGTCCGCCACCCCGGGGATCCGGTACTCGTCGTCGCGGAGTTCGATCGCGACCGTCTCTGTGTCGAGCCGCCGGTCGAGCCGGTTTCGTTCCACGCGCAAGCCGGTCTCGTCCCACGGTTCGACGCGCCACAGCGTCGCACCGATCAGGCGGTCGCGGGCGACGAGCGCGTCGTCCCCGGCCCGGTACGACACGAGCCCGTACCGGAACTCGTGGTCGAGCGCGCCGAGGAGCAGCGGGACGCCGACCGCGACCGCGACGAGGGCGGTCGCGGTTGCCAAGTCGCCGCCGACCGCGAACAGCGCCGCACCGAGCGCCGGGACCGCGGCGAGGTACCACAGCCCCGGACGCCCGAGCGGCGTCACCGCCGCGCCCGCGAGCCGAGAGCGAACGGGCTGCCGGACCGTCTCGACCGGCCCCGCGACCGACCCGTCGGGCGACTCGGGCGAGGGGGGCTCGTGCGAGAGCCCGAGATCCAGCGCCGCCGACTCGTCGAACGCCGCCAGCCGGTCGCCGTACAGCCCGGCGAGGTCGAACGCGGCCTTCACCGCGATGATTCCGAGCAGGAGCGGGAGCCCGACCGCGTCGGGATCGATCGCCGATATCGGGTCGTCGCCGTCGAGCGTCGCCGCGCCGACGAGCGTGACGGTGATCAGCGCGCCGACGAAGATCGCCGCGCCGCGTGCGAAGATCCCTCGGATCGCCGTCTGCGCGCTGTGCTCCCGGTACTCGCCGCGGCCGAAGTACTCGACGAGAGTCGTCGCCCCCTCGCCGAGAAAGACGCCGAGCGTCGCGAGCGCCACGGTGTCGAGCGTCGCGGCCGGCGGTCCACCGTCGGCGACGACCCCGACCGTGAGACCCCCGACGACCAGCCAGACGACGCAGAGCACCGGCGCGGCGATCGGGAGGACGAGCAGCGAGGAGAGACGTACTCGGAGCCCCGTGCGGGGGACCGGCAGCGCGGCCCGTCGCTGCGCGAGCGGGCCGGCGATCAGCGCGTCGCGCTCGATCTCGGAGGGGCGCCCGGCGAACAGGCCGCGGACGACCGCCCAGCCGGAGACGATCCCGAGCTCGAACCAGTAGAGCGTCATCAGCGCGGCCGCGTTCCAGCCGAGGGCGACGACGCCGATCAGGGGGACGACGTTCGAGACGAGGAGCGAGAGCGCTCGGGGGCGGCGCCCGCGAGCGAGGGCTCGCAGGGGGGCGAAGCGAACGGCGGAGGGCATTCGTTCGGTCGGTGCGCGGCCGCGCTTATAAATAGTCGGCGCCGCTCACGGCGCCGGTCCCGCGTCGCGATGGAGGTAGAGGTACGCGAGCACGGGCAGGATGGTGAACGCGAGGGTCGCGACCGCCCAGAGGGGCGCGTAGCGGCTCCCGCGCGCCCTCGCGTCGCGGTAGATCCACGCCGCGGCGACGACGACGACCCCGTAGACCACGAGCGTGAGCGGGAGCGACCACGGCAGGGCGACTCCGGAGAGGAGCGTCATGGTACCGCCTTCGGCGGGCGCTGCTTATAAGTCGCCCGTGAGGTCGGCCCGCATGACGAAGTCGGGCTCGCCGGCGACCGGCACGCGGTTCGCGCCGGTGTCGCTCACGTGCTCGACGGTCTCGGGGATCAGGACCCGCGTGGCGTCGGCGTCGACCGCGGCCGCGTCGGCGGCGATTTCCGGATACAGAGCGCCCGCCGCGTCGACGTCGCGCCACGCGACGGCGCCGTACACGGCGACGCGCTCGGGGGCGTCTCCCGCGTCGTCGCCCGGGCGCTCCGAGACGCGGGTGCGGACCGCGAAGCCGGCGAGCGCGTCCGCGTCGGCAACGGCCAGCAGTCGGCCCTCGTCGGCCGCGACGCGGAGGCGATCGCGGGTGAGCTCGGAGCAGGCCCACGACTCCCCGTCGTCGAGCGCGAGGCCGCCGAGGTGGTCGCGGGCGTCGCTGTCGGTCCAGAACGCCCACGCCGCGTTCGGGTCGGGGTCGTCGACGGCGCGGAGCGCGACCGAGTCACCGGTCGAATCCGCGGCCGGCTCCGGCTCCGCGAACCGGAACTCCGTCGTCGGCTCGAAGCCGACCGCGCGAGACTGGCCGAGCCCCGCGACGTTCCACGAGAAGACCATGTTCCGGCAGACGGTCGCGCCGCGCTCGCGCGCCCAGTCGAGCGCGGCGGTCGAGAGGGCGGTCCCGACGCCGAAGCCGCGGGCGGCCGGGTCGACGCGGATACCCTGTCCCCACGCCTCCCACTCGCTGAGCAGGGCGCCCTGGATGCAGCCGACGACGGCCTCCGGTTCGCCCGGGGCGGCGGCGCCCGCGCCGTCGCCCTCGACGAGCGTGTCGCCCTCGCTCCGGTCGTCGCGCTCCGCGACCGCTTCGCTCCCGGCGACCGCCTCGGGCGGGAGCGTCGCGACGAAGGTGCCGCGGTCCGAGTCGTCGGACGCGGCCCACTCGGGGAACACGCGCGGGATGTAGTCGGCGTGGCGCTCGCCCCACGTGTCCCGCGTGAACGCGGCGACCGCGTCGGCGTCGGCGGGGCGGGCCTCGCGGACGACGACGGTCGGTTCGGCGGGCGCCGAGTCGAGGGGCGTCATCTCCAGGGCTGCGACTCCTCGGTGAGCTCGCCGGCGAGGTCGCGCCCCATCGCCTCGGCGGGGTCGGACAGGTTCGCGAGCGCCCACATCAGCTTCACCTTCGCGGTGCCGGGGAGGGTGTCGCCCGCCTCCACGACGCCCGCGTCGAGCAGGTCGCGCCCGGTGTCGTACACGCGGTCGCAGACGCGGCCGTCGAGGCACTGGCTCGTCATCGCGACGACGGCCCCGCCCTCGACCAGCTCCTCGATCCGCGGAATGAGGTCGGTGTGGACGTGGCCGAGCCCGGTCCCCTCGATGACGACGCCGTCCTTGTCGTCGAGGTAGTCCCACGCGGCGGGGTCCATGCCGGGCGTGAACTTCGCCAGCTCCACGTCGCCGTCGAGGTCGGGGGCGAGGTCGGCGTCGGCGTCTTCGCTATCCGCGTCAGGCCCGCTCCCCCGCGGGAGCGGCTCGCGGTGCCACTCGATGGCGGCGTCGGCCGCGTCGCCCTCGGCGCCCGCCTCGGCCGCGGCCTCGTAGTCGACGACGCCGAGGGGTCGGGCCCCAACCGTCTCGAAGGCGTCGCGGCGGGAGGTGTGATTCTTCCGGACGCGGGTGCCGCGGTGGAGCGCGCAGGCGTCGTCGGACTGGGTCGCGTGCATGCAGACGAGCGTCTCGGCGTGGTCGGCCTTCGCGGCCTCGACCGCGCACACCGCGTTCATCACGTTGTCCGAGGAGGGGCGGTCCGCGGAGCGCTGGCTCCCGGTGAACACGACCGGGACGGGCGAATCGAGCATGAAGGAGAGCGCGGAGGCGGAGTACTGCATCGTGTCGGTGCCGTGCATCACGACGACGCCGTCGGCGCCGGCCTCGATCTCCTCGGCGACGGCCTCGGCGAGCTCCCGCCAGATGGCCGGCTCCATGTTCTCCGAGAGGATGTTGGCGACGACGCGCCCGCGGTAGTTCGCGCGGCCGGCCAGGTCGGGGACCGCTCGCAGCACGTCCTCGGCGTCGAACTGGGCGGTGACCGCGCCGGTCCGGTAGTCGACGGTGGAGGCGATCGTCCCGCCGGTCGAGATGAGCGAGATCGTCGGCAGGTCGTCGTCGAAGGTGATCTCGGAGGCCTCGCCCCCGCCCGCGTCGGCCCCCTCGTCGACGTCGCGGGCGCCCGATTCGAGCACCTCGGCGTCGGCCGCGTCGCGGTCGACGCCGACGTTGTACCCCCCGTCGAGCTTGACGACAAGGTGGTCGCGAGTCGTCGAGGGGAGCAGTACGCCCTCGTTCGTGACGTCCCCGCGCTCGACGCGGACGCGATCTCCCGGTTGCATACCACCCGCTTCCCCTGCGGCGGACTTGAATCCAACCGTTCGGCGGCGGGGCCGCCCCGGGTCGGCGCGCGTCTCGGTCGGTACGTCTTTTACCGGTCGCGCAGACCTGAGCCCATGGACCGCGACGCGTTCGCCGCCAGCATCGACCACACCGTGCTCGGCCCGGAGACGACGTGGGGCGACGTCGAGACCGTCCTCGCTGAGGCGGCCGACCACGGGATGAACGCCTGTATCCCGCCCTGCTACGTCGCCGAGGCGGCCGACTACGAGGACGCCCCCGAGACGGTCGCGACCGTGGTCGGGTTCCCGCACGGGCAGCACGCGCCGGAGGCGAAGCGGGACGAGGCCGTCGGCGCGTGGAACGACGGCGCCGACGAGATCGATCTGGTGATCAACGTCGGCCGGCTGAAGGCCGGCGAGGACGACGTCGTCGCCGCCGAGATCGCGGACGTGGTCGCCGCGGTACCGGTCCCCGTGAAGGTGATCATCGAGACCGCGCTCCTGACCGACGCCGAGAAGCGTCGCGCCTGCGAGGCCGCCGTCGATGCCGACGCCGACATGGTGAAGACCTCCACCGGGTTCGCCGACGGCGGCGCCACGGTCCCCGACGTGGAGCTCATGAGCGACTACCTCCCGGTGAAGGCCTCCGGCGGCGTCGGCTCCTACGAGGAGGCGCTGGCGATGCTCGACGCCGGCGCGGTCCGGATCGGCGCCTCCTCCGGCGTCGAGATCGTCGAGGGACACCCCGAGTGACGGCGGTCGGTCCCGTTCTGGTGCGCTCCGATCGCCCCCGTCCCGTCCGCTTCCCTTCGTTCCCGTCCCGTCCGCTTCCCTTCGTTCCCGTTCCGTCCCGTCCACTCCCCTGCGTTATGTCTCGCTCCGTTCCGCCCGCCTCCCGTTCCCTCGCCGTGGGAATCCCGTCGTGAGCATTTATTCACGGAACACCTACGGAGGGGTATGAGTCATTCCCGCGGATCACCGCGTCTGGACCTCGACACGGCGTTCAAGGCGTTCGGTGCGATCGGGGTCGCGATCTCGGTCGCGCTGGTCGTCCTCGTGCTCGCGCTGACGAACCCGTTCGGCGGGTACGTGGACGTCTCGCCGGCCGCGTACGGCAGCCTGCTGTCGGCGGGCCTGCTCGCCGCCGTCGGCTTCGCGGCGTACGCGCTGCGACGCCGCTGAGTCGCGCCCCGGCGACGGGGGCGACGTCTCCGAGGGTATAACAGAGCGGAGGGCGAACCGACGCCCATGAGCGACGAGTCGGTCGAGGCCGCAGTCGAGCGGTTCCTCGACGAGACCGAGTCCGCGCTGGACGACTACGACCAGGGGTACGCCGACGCCGACGCGACGCTGTCGGTGGTGCGGACCCACATCGACGAACTGGCCGTCGCCGTCGACGAGGCGGACGAGGAGTAGGACCGAGATTTACGGCCGCGCTCCGATCAGTTCCCGTACCCGAGCCACGTGCTCCCCGAACGCCGGGTCGCCGCGCTCGCGGGGCCGGTCGACGTCGACGTCGACGACCTCGGCGACGCGGCCGGGGTCGGCCGCCATCACGACGATCCGGTCGGCGAGCGTCACCGCCTCGGCGACGTCGTGGGTGACGAAGAGCACGGTCTTCCCGGTCGACGCCCACACGTCGAGGAGCTCCCGCTGGAGCATCTCCCGCGTCTGCGCGTCGACCGCGCCGAACGGCTCGTCCATCAAGAGTAGTTCGGGGTCCACGGCGAGCGCCCGCGCGATGGCGACGCGCTGTTTCATGCCGCCCGAGAGCGACTTCGGGTACGACTCCCGGAACTCCGAGAGTCCGACGAGACCGAGCATCTCGTCGACCCGCTCCGCGCGCTCCGCCTCGGACCGGTCGCTCCGTTCGAGCCCGAACCCGACGTTCTCCTCGACCGTGAGCCACGGGAACAGGTGGTACTCCTGGAAGACGACGCCCATGTCGGTCGTCGGGCCGGTGACCGGGGCGCCGGCGAGTCGGACCTCCCCGTCGGTGGCGTCGGTGAGACCGGCGATGATCCGGAAGAGCGTCGTCTTCCCGCAGCCGGACGGGCCGACGAGACAGACGAACTCGCCGTCGTCGACCCCGAAGGAGACGTCGTCGAGCGCGCGGACCGGACTCCCCTCGCCGTCGTACGTCTTCCCGACGCCGTCGACGGCGACACCGGACGCCTCGGTGGTTCCGCCCGCTGCGGCGCCTCTCTCGGCCGCGCTGCGGTCGTCCTCGGTCGTCGCCGAATCCCCGTCCGACATCGATCCCTCGTTCACGCCCGCCACACTAACACCCTCCGTTGGACGGCGCGGAACGCAACGTCGACGAGGAGGTACATCAGGCTCAACACGAGGATGTACGCGATCACCGTGTCGACGAGGAGGTTGTTGCTCGCGCGCAGGATCTCGCGGCCGACGCCCGGAACCCCGAAGATCTCGGAGGCGACCACGAGCATCCAGCAGCGCCCGAGACCGGTCCGGACGCCGGTGAGGATGCCCGGCAGGGACGCCGGGAGGACGATCGACCGGACCGCGTCGAGGTCGCCGCGGACCCCGAGCGTGCGACCCACGTCGAGCAGGTCCTCGGAGATGCCCTCGACGGCCTCGTACGCCGCGTAGTAGTTGATCCAGAAGGCGCCCACGGCGATGATGAAGGCCGCGCCGGCGTCGTTGATCCCGAACCACGCGATCGCGAAACCGATCAGCGCGAGCGGCGGGACCGGCCGGAGCGTCCTGACGAGCGGCGCCGTCACGTCGTCGAGCAGCCCGCTCCACGAGAACGCGACGCCCGCGGCGACGCCGAGCCCGGTGCCGACGACCGTTCCCGGGACCCAGTGCCGGATACTCGACCACAGCGCGGTCGTCATCGTCCCGGAGGCGAGTTCCTCGGCGAAGGCGCCGCCGACCGCCGCCGGCGACGGCAGCACGTACGCCGGCTGCGTGAGCGAGGCGAGGTACCAGACGACCACGAACCCGACGACGCCGGCGGCGCCGCGGAGGAGCCGCCGCGGGTCGTCGAGGCCGAGGCCGGCGCGCAGTTCGTCCCCGTCGAACCGGCTGCCGGTGTCGGTCGCCATCAGAGTGAGTCGTACGCCTCGAAGTCGAATATCGCCTCGTTCGACAGCCGCTCGTCGATCTGCCCGTTGTTCGCCGCGAACTCCGAGAACACCGGGGTCGCTTCGGTGATCGACCGGGGGTCGGTGACGAAGTTCGACAGCGGCGAGTCGAGCGCCCGACGGGCGCGGTCCGCCGGCATCCCGATCCCCGACTCGACGTGCCCGGCGGTCGCCTCCGGGTTCTCGTCGATGAACTCGGTGGCGCGGACGTGCTGTTCGAGGAACTGCGCTGCCAGCGGCGACTCGCGGACCGCGTCGCTCATCAGCGTGACCGCGGCGGGCTGGCCCGGGAGGATCTGCGCGGCCGTCCGCAGCATCGCGACGGACGAGCCCTCCTCCTGTGCGATCGTCGGCACCGGCTCCATGATCGAGGTGCCGTCGATCTCTCCGTTAGCGATCGCCTGCCAGACGGCGCTGGCGCCGTTGATCTCGACGATCTCGACGTCCTCGTTCGATTCGGGGTCGACGCCGGTCTCCTGGAGCCAGTAGCGGAGCAGCACGTCCGGGACGCTCCCCTGCGGGAAGGTACCGAAGCGGAACGGCCCGCCGTTCTCCTCGGCCCACGTCGCGAACGCGTCGCCGCCCTCCGCCTCGAAGGCGTCGTGGAACGACTCATCGGCCATGATCCCCATCGGCTCGCGGATGTTGGCCGCGGTCACCTTGGCGGGGATGTCGCGGTCGATGACGATCATCGCCGGCACGATCCCGAACATGGCGACGTCGATGTCGCCGCTGCCGAAGGCCCGGACGATCGCCGGCCCGTCGGTGAACTCCTTCCCGGTGACCTCGGCGTCGACCTCGGAGAAGTACCCCTCTCCCTCCATCACGTACCACTGGAGGTCGGGGTAGATCGGCATGTGCGCGACCGTCACCTCGTCGAGTCCGCCGCCCCCGCCGAGACAGCCGGCGAGTCCGAGCGTCGCGGAGCCGCCGGCGGCGGCGAGGAAGGACCGACGCGAGGTCGGCGCGCGTGTGTCGTGCATAAGTTACGAACGGTCTCCGCGGCCAACACCCCCGCGCCACCAGCAACGAAGGCACGTTCCGATGACGCCGGAGACGCGTGGTATCGGGCGTTTCAGGCCCGTTATATGCAGTAGGAATACGCTCGGCGGTGGCTCGACAGTCACAGATCGGTGCAATATTTGCGGCAGCCGCGCGACCACGCGACCCATCCGCCGCCGTTTATGCGGTCGGTCGCCAACGGGCCGTATGGTCTCGGAAATCTTCGACCCCGACGCGTGGGAACGGGTGACCGACGAGTTCGACGACATCACCTATCACCGCGGCGTCGACGTCCCAGCGGTCCGGATCGCGTTCGACCGTCCCGAGGTCCGGAACGCGTTCCGACCGGGCACCGTCGACGAGCTGTACGCCGCGCTGGACCACGCCCGCAAGCAGGCGGACGTGGGCTGCGTCCTCCTCACGGGCAACGGGCCCTCCGAGAAGGACGGCGGCTGGGCGTTCTGTTCCGGCGGCGACCAATCGGTCCGGGGCGGCTCCGGCTACGAGTACCGCGACGGCGACGAGGCGGGCGACGAGGACGACCCGCTCGTCAAGGAGGCGCGCGCTGGGCGGCTCCACATCCTGGAGGTCCAGCGGCTGATCCGGTTCATG comes from the Halorubrum depositum genome and includes:
- the gatD gene encoding Glu-tRNA(Gln) amidotransferase subunit GatD — encoded protein: MQPGDRVRVERGDVTNEGVLLPSTTRDHLVVKLDGGYNVGVDRDAADAEVLESGARDVDEGADAGGGEASEITFDDDLPTISLISTGGTIASTVDYRTGAVTAQFDAEDVLRAVPDLAGRANYRGRVVANILSENMEPAIWRELAEAVAEEIEAGADGVVVMHGTDTMQYSASALSFMLDSPVPVVFTGSQRSADRPSSDNVMNAVCAVEAAKADHAETLVCMHATQSDDACALHRGTRVRKNHTSRRDAFETVGARPLGVVDYEAAAEAGAEGDAADAAIEWHREPLPRGSGPDADSEDADADLAPDLDGDVELAKFTPGMDPAAWDYLDDKDGVVIEGTGLGHVHTDLIPRIEELVEGGAVVAMTSQCLDGRVCDRVYDTGRDLLDAGVVEAGDTLPGTAKVKLMWALANLSDPAEAMGRDLAGELTEESQPWR
- the deoC gene encoding deoxyribose-phosphate aldolase, with the translated sequence MDRDAFAASIDHTVLGPETTWGDVETVLAEAADHGMNACIPPCYVAEAADYEDAPETVATVVGFPHGQHAPEAKRDEAVGAWNDGADEIDLVINVGRLKAGEDDVVAAEIADVVAAVPVPVKVIIETALLTDAEKRRACEAAVDADADMVKTSTGFADGGATVPDVELMSDYLPVKASGGVGSYEEALAMLDAGAVRIGASSGVEIVEGHPE
- a CDS encoding ABC transporter substrate-binding protein, which codes for MHDTRAPTSRRSFLAAAGGSATLGLAGCLGGGGGLDEVTVAHMPIYPDLQWYVMEGEGYFSEVDAEVTGKEFTDGPAIVRAFGSGDIDVAMFGIVPAMIVIDRDIPAKVTAANIREPMGIMADESFHDAFEAEGGDAFATWAEENGGPFRFGTFPQGSVPDVLLRYWLQETGVDPESNEDVEIVEINGASAVWQAIANGEIDGTSIMEPVPTIAQEEGSSVAMLRTAAQILPGQPAAVTLMSDAVRESPLAAQFLEQHVRATEFIDENPEATAGHVESGIGMPADRARRALDSPLSNFVTDPRSITEATPVFSEFAANNGQIDERLSNEAIFDFEAYDSL
- a CDS encoding prepilin peptidase; translation: MVATLPDLLRLLVVPVFAWAALRDVRTRRLPNRIWPPLYAFGALLLVWEAASMWPFAGVAGRLFLVQAAISLLFVAPLGYAFWYLGAFGGADAKALIALALLFPTFPEYAVAGAELPLVETQIGVFSLTVLTNAVLLGLAYPLGLAGLNLLRGELSANTFLARPVATESLPDRHGRLFEDDAGETRSGLDLDALRMYLRWRGLTLADLRADPDRLRDPESVGETFDPTDGGTHVGPRTDGGTAAQPEGEAAQPNSGPAAFDDPWAAERFLAEIDRGAYGTDVETLRGGLAVVAKKESVLVSPGMPFVVPMAVGLVVSLTFGDALFALLGVVGLV
- a CDS encoding ABC transporter permease gives rise to the protein MATDTGSRFDGDELRAGLGLDDPRRLLRGAAGVVGFVVVWYLASLTQPAYVLPSPAAVGGAFAEELASGTMTTALWSSIRHWVPGTVVGTGLGVAAGVAFSWSGLLDDVTAPLVRTLRPVPPLALIGFAIAWFGINDAGAAFIIAVGAFWINYYAAYEAVEGISEDLLDVGRTLGVRGDLDAVRSIVLPASLPGILTGVRTGLGRCWMLVVASEIFGVPGVGREILRASNNLLVDTVIAYILVLSLMYLLVDVAFRAVQRRVLVWRA
- a CDS encoding ABC transporter ATP-binding protein, producing the protein MAGVNEGSMSDGDSATTEDDRSAAERGAAAGGTTEASGVAVDGVGKTYDGEGSPVRALDDVSFGVDDGEFVCLVGPSGCGKTTLFRIIAGLTDATDGEVRLAGAPVTGPTTDMGVVFQEYHLFPWLTVEENVGFGLERSDRSEAERAERVDEMLGLVGLSEFRESYPKSLSGGMKQRVAIARALAVDPELLLMDEPFGAVDAQTREMLQRELLDVWASTGKTVLFVTHDVAEAVTLADRIVVMAADPGRVAEVVDVDVDRPRERGDPAFGEHVARVRELIGARP
- a CDS encoding GNAT family N-acetyltransferase, producing the protein MTPLDSAPAEPTVVVREARPADADAVAAFTRDTWGERHADYIPRVFPEWAASDDSDRGTFVATLPPEAVAGSEAVAERDDRSEGDTLVEGDGAGAAAPGEPEAVVGCIQGALLSEWEAWGQGIRVDPAARGFGVGTALSTAALDWARERGATVCRNMVFSWNVAGLGQSRAVGFEPTTEFRFAEPEPAADSTGDSVALRAVDDPDPNAAWAFWTDSDARDHLGGLALDDGESWACSELTRDRLRVAADEGRLLAVADADALAGFAVRTRVSERPGDDAGDAPERVAVYGAVAWRDVDAAGALYPEIAADAAAVDADATRVLIPETVEHVSDTGANRVPVAGEPDFVMRADLTGDL
- a CDS encoding DUF6498-containing protein; amino-acid sequence: MPSAVRFAPLRALARGRRPRALSLLVSNVVPLIGVVALGWNAAALMTLYWFELGIVSGWAVVRGLFAGRPSEIERDALIAGPLAQRRAALPVPRTGLRVRLSSLLVLPIAAPVLCVVWLVVGGLTVGVVADGGPPAATLDTVALATLGVFLGEGATTLVEYFGRGEYREHSAQTAIRGIFARGAAIFVGALITVTLVGAATLDGDDPISAIDPDAVGLPLLLGIIAVKAAFDLAGLYGDRLAAFDESAALDLGLSHEPPSPESPDGSVAGPVETVRQPVRSRLAGAAVTPLGRPGLWYLAAVPALGAALFAVGGDLATATALVAVAVGVPLLLGALDHEFRYGLVSYRAGDDALVARDRLIGATLWRVEPWDETGLRVERNRLDRRLDTETVAIELRDDEYRIPGVADPDPILDVFDRRPDRPDD